From Paenibacillus sp. PvR098:
TGGAGCGAAAGAAGAGGCATTTGCGAGATTCGATGCAGCGCGGCTATATGGAAATGGCTAAGATCAACCTACACATGGCCTCGGAAGCATTTCAGGCGGAGGAAGAAGCGGATGACACGCTCGACCGTCTTGTAAGCGGGGTGTAACGATTGATTGTCAAACGTGGCGATGTTTTTTTCGCGGATCTATCACCGGTCGTGGGTTCTGAGCAGGGCGGTATTCGGCCTGTTCTGATTATTCAGAATGATATCGGCAATCGCTTCAGTCCCACGGTGATCGTGGCAGCGATTACAGCACAGATTCAGAAGGCCAAGCTGCCGACGCACGTGGAGATTGACGCGGAAGCGCACGGTTTTGACAGGGATTCGGTCATTCTGCTCGAACAGATCCGTACGATCGATAAGCAGCGATTAACGGATAAAATCACGCACTTGGATGAAGAAACCATGCGCAAGGTCGATGAAGCTTTGCAAATCAGCGTTGGACTGATTGAGTTTTAAAAGTGCTGACGAGACGGGGGTGCGTATGCCCTCGTTTTTTCGTTTGTTGGACATGGAGAGGAGAGACAGTGGATGGTAAAAGAGCA
This genomic window contains:
- a CDS encoding ribbon-helix-helix protein, CopG family; the encoded protein is MAGAHNTKRIMISLPDHLLQEVDFLVEKENSNRSEFIRQAMKLYLMERKKRHLRDSMQRGYMEMAKINLHMASEAFQAEEEADDTLDRLVSGV
- a CDS encoding type II toxin-antitoxin system PemK/MazF family toxin, whose product is MIVKRGDVFFADLSPVVGSEQGGIRPVLIIQNDIGNRFSPTVIVAAITAQIQKAKLPTHVEIDAEAHGFDRDSVILLEQIRTIDKQRLTDKITHLDEETMRKVDEALQISVGLIEF